Proteins from a genomic interval of Hippocampus zosterae strain Florida chromosome 14, ASM2543408v3, whole genome shotgun sequence:
- the yy1a gene encoding transcriptional repressor protein YY1a isoform X2: MASGDTLYIEADGSEMPAEIVELHEIEVETIETTVVGDDEHQPMIALQTLDTDDPHSILPHQEVILVQTREEVVGEDDSELHTDDGYQDQILIPVPAVEEDYIEQTLVTVAGRSSTAGRIKRAGSGKKSGKKSYLSSADMGRKWEQKQVQIKTLEGEFSVTMWASEYMTGKKLPPGGIPGIDLSDPKQLAEFARMKPKKVKEDDAPRTIACPHKGCTKMFRDNSAMRKHLHTHGPRVHVCAECGKAFVESSKLKRHQLVHTGEKPFQCTFEGCGKRFSLDFNLRTHVRIHTGDRPYVCPFDGCNKKFAQSTNLKSHILTHAKAKNNQ, translated from the exons ATGGCTTCGGGGGACACCTTGTACATTGAGGCGGACGGCTCGGAAATGCCCGCCGAAATCGTGGAGTTGCACGAGATCGAAGTGGAGACCATCGAAACAACTGTTGTCGGAGATGACGAGCACCAGCCCATGATCGCTTTACAAACGCTTGACACGGACGACCCGCACTCGATCCTCCCGCACCAAGAGGTGATTCTGGTGCAAACCCGGGAGGAGGTCGTGGGGGAGGACGACTCGGAACTGCACACGGATGACGGCTACCAGGACCAAATCCTCATCCCGGTGCCCGCCGTGGAAGAGGACTACATCGAACAGACTCTCGTCACAGTCGCGGGGAGAAGCTCGACAGCCGGCCGAATAAAGAGGGCTGGAAGTGGAAAGAAATCGGGCAAAAAGAGCTATCTAAGCAGCGCGGACATGGGTAGGAAATGGGAACAGAAACAAGTGCAGATAAAGACGTTGGAAGGGGAGTTCTCTGTTACTATGTGGGCTTCGG AGTACATGACGGGGAAGAAGCTGCCTCCAGGTGGCATCCCGGGCATCGACCTCTCTGACCCCAAACAGCTGGCAGAGTTCGCGAG GATGAAGCCAAAGAAAGTGAAAGAGGATGACGCGCCCCGGACGATAGCCTGTCCACACAAA GGCTGCACCAAGATGTTCAGGGACAACTCTGCAATGAGGAAGCACTTGCACACCCACGGGCCTCGTGTGCACGTCTGCGCCGAGTGCGGCAAAGCCTTTGTGGAGAGCTCCAAACTGAAAAGACATCAACTTGTacacacgggagagaaacctttCCAG TGCACATTTGAGGGCTGTGGCAAGAGATTCTCCCTGGACTTTAACTTGCGCACCCATGTGCGCATCCACACGGGGGACCGCCCGTATGTGTGCCCTTTTGACGGCTGCAACAAGAAATTTGCCCAGTCCACCAACCTCAAGTCTCACATCCTCACACATGCCAAAGCAAAGAACAATCAGTAA
- the yy1a gene encoding transcriptional repressor protein YY1a isoform X1, whose amino-acid sequence MASGDTLYIEADGSEMPAEIVELHEIEVETIETTVVGDDEHQPMIALQTLDTDDPHSILPHQEVILVQTREEVVGEDDSELHTDDGYQDQILIPVPAVEEDYIEQTLVTVAGRSSTAGRIKRAGSGKKSGKKSYLSSADMGRKWEQKQVQIKTLEGEFSVTMWASDDKKDIDHEEQITGENSPPDYSEYMTGKKLPPGGIPGIDLSDPKQLAEFARMKPKKVKEDDAPRTIACPHKGCTKMFRDNSAMRKHLHTHGPRVHVCAECGKAFVESSKLKRHQLVHTGEKPFQCTFEGCGKRFSLDFNLRTHVRIHTGDRPYVCPFDGCNKKFAQSTNLKSHILTHAKAKNNQ is encoded by the exons ATGGCTTCGGGGGACACCTTGTACATTGAGGCGGACGGCTCGGAAATGCCCGCCGAAATCGTGGAGTTGCACGAGATCGAAGTGGAGACCATCGAAACAACTGTTGTCGGAGATGACGAGCACCAGCCCATGATCGCTTTACAAACGCTTGACACGGACGACCCGCACTCGATCCTCCCGCACCAAGAGGTGATTCTGGTGCAAACCCGGGAGGAGGTCGTGGGGGAGGACGACTCGGAACTGCACACGGATGACGGCTACCAGGACCAAATCCTCATCCCGGTGCCCGCCGTGGAAGAGGACTACATCGAACAGACTCTCGTCACAGTCGCGGGGAGAAGCTCGACAGCCGGCCGAATAAAGAGGGCTGGAAGTGGAAAGAAATCGGGCAAAAAGAGCTATCTAAGCAGCGCGGACATGGGTAGGAAATGGGAACAGAAACAAGTGCAGATAAAGACGTTGGAAGGGGAGTTCTCTGTTACTATGTGGGCTTCGG ATGACAAGAAGGACATTGACCATGAAGAGCAAATCACGGGTGAAAACTCTCCTCCTGACTATTCAGAGTACATGACGGGGAAGAAGCTGCCTCCAGGTGGCATCCCGGGCATCGACCTCTCTGACCCCAAACAGCTGGCAGAGTTCGCGAG GATGAAGCCAAAGAAAGTGAAAGAGGATGACGCGCCCCGGACGATAGCCTGTCCACACAAA GGCTGCACCAAGATGTTCAGGGACAACTCTGCAATGAGGAAGCACTTGCACACCCACGGGCCTCGTGTGCACGTCTGCGCCGAGTGCGGCAAAGCCTTTGTGGAGAGCTCCAAACTGAAAAGACATCAACTTGTacacacgggagagaaacctttCCAG TGCACATTTGAGGGCTGTGGCAAGAGATTCTCCCTGGACTTTAACTTGCGCACCCATGTGCGCATCCACACGGGGGACCGCCCGTATGTGTGCCCTTTTGACGGCTGCAACAAGAAATTTGCCCAGTCCACCAACCTCAAGTCTCACATCCTCACACATGCCAAAGCAAAGAACAATCAGTAA